In Aspergillus fumigatus Af293 chromosome 2, whole genome shotgun sequence, a genomic segment contains:
- a CDS encoding NADH:flavin oxidoreductase/NADH oxidase family protein, whose product MSSSLGEAVKLPCGLVFPNRLVKAAMAEMLAGSEHAPTPKLMEVYNQWGKGGWGAILTGNVQVDVNHLGSPFDPALPGEYTGKESNPALVQTWAKYAEASQQHGVPSIVQICHPGRQSFRIAGKRGIFASTIAPSAIPLQMGDGLLDRIISRLAFPAPREMTQQDIDTVTRQFVDTARLMADAGFSGIELHGAHGYLIDQFLNPKTNLRTDAYGGSAEKRAKFVLDILSQTRKVVPATFCIGIKFNSADHSSASFEDTMTQIGLLVDAGIDFLEVSGGSYEDPKMMGTNSQPQPEKSQRTLAREAFFLEFARETRKRFPTLILMLTGGFRSRAGAEHALRENACDLIGIGRPAAVEPAFANRLLDESVPADEAEMHLGKVKPPFLLRLLPIKAVGAGLESVSFVSLSGCSDANVGWL is encoded by the exons ATGTCTTCCTCTCTAGGTGAGGCTGTCAAGCTTCCATGCGGGCTGGTGTTTCCTAACCGCCTCGTCAAG GCTGCAATGGCCGAGATGTTGGCCGGCTCAGAACATGCTCCTACACCCAAACTAATGGAAGTCTACAACCAATGGGGCAAAGGAGGATGGGGTGCCATTCTCACTG GGAACGTCCAAGTCGACGTCAACCACCTGGGCAGTCCTTTCGACCCTGCCCTGCCAGGCGAGTACACAGGCAAAGAGTCCAACCCGGCGCTCGTCCAGACATGGGCCAAATACGCCGAAGCCAGCCAGCAGCACGGCGTCCCCTCTATCGTGCAGATCTGTCATCCGGGCCGGCAGTCGTTCCGCATCGCAGGCAAACGCGGTATCTTTGCGTCGACGATTGCGCCTAGCGCGATCCCCCTGCAGATGGGGGACGGACTGCTGGACCGGATTATCAGCCGGCTGGCGTTCCCGGCGCCGAGGGAGATGACGCAGCAGGATATTGATACCGTGACGAGGCAGTTTGTCGATACCGCGCGGCTGATGGCCGACGCGGGGTTTTCGGGGATTGAGCTGCATGGTGCGCATGGCTATCTGATAG ACCAGTTCTTGAATCCAAAG ACGAATCTCCGCACCGACGCTTACGGCGGCTCCGCCGAGAAGCGAGCCAAGTTCGTCCTCGACATCCTCTCCCAAACCCGCAAAGTCGTCCCCGCCACCTTCTGCATCGGCATCAAGTTCAACTCCGCAGACcactcctccgcctccttcGAAGACACCATGACCCAGATCGGCCTGCTCGTCGACGCAGGCATCGATTTTCTCGAAGTAAGCGGCGGATCATACGAGGATCCCAAG ATGATGGGCACCAACTCCCAACCCCAGCCGGAAAAGAGCCAGCGCACGCTCGCGCGCGaagccttcttcctcgaatTCGCCCGCGAAACCCGCAAGCGTTTCCCgaccctcatcctcatgctCACAGGCGGATTCCGCAGCCGCGCCGGCGCAGAGCACGCCCTGCGCGAGAACGCATGCGATCTGATCGGCATCGGCCGGCCCGCCGCTGTGGAACCGGCTTTCGCGAACCGGCTGCTGGACGAGAGTGTTCCTGCCGACGAGGCCGAGATGCACCTGGGCAAGGTTAAGCCGCCGTTCTTGCTGCGTTTGCTACCGATTAAGGCGGTTGGGGCGGGGTTGGAGAGTGTAAGTTTTGTCTCTCTGTCTGGGTGCTCTGATGCTAATGTTGGGTGGTTGTAG